Proteins from one Gallus gallus isolate bGalGal1 chromosome 31 unlocalized genomic scaffold, bGalGal1.mat.broiler.GRCg7b 31_unloc1, whole genome shotgun sequence genomic window:
- the LOC121108670 gene encoding uncharacterized protein LOC121108670 isoform X4, translating into MSALILPSAPALQLLKMDHDCFPPCISLSYVPSLLLSNFSPFFSSLFLIFLPVIFYSSPAAAMNHDSPGLRACGAPQQTQCAECISPLVAPQGAPQCNHPCVLICPHQEVTSYLPEKGELTAALRPLPFPSAVSLSQAAPALWHHWRRPSFSVSDHGDVVPRGLVAQCETRTVSLAGWWLVAASRAQQVPRPSLSLRPSQGVSLGDPVTLRCHLPHMAAWVWLYHEEGRSYNKGKKKEQDAAAFFFVSTLQEHAGRYWCQYRVSESAELSVESDPVELVLTEFPFTLSNMWELGPMSPSAAGTRTTGPPSSCTRMGAQILSSARSPVVGAQPLSPSLE; encoded by the exons ATGAGCGCTCTCATCCTCCcttctgcaccagcactgcaacTCCTCAAAATGGACCATgattgctttcctccctgcatctctctctcttacgttccttctctgcttctctccaatttctctcctttcttttcctctctcttcctcattttcctcccagtcatcttttactcttctcctgcagcagccatgaacCATGACAGCCCAGGGTTGAGAGCGTGTGGGGCACCTCAACAGACGCAGTGTGCAGAGTGCATCTCTCCACTTGTCGCACCCCAGGGGGCCCCACAGTGCAACCACCCCTGTGTGCTAATATGTCCACATCAGGAGGTGACATCATATCTTCCTGAAAAAggggaactgacagcagctctccggccacttcctttcccctctgcagtctcactgtcacaagctgctcctgccttaTGGCACCATTGGCGGCGGCCCTCATTCTCAGTGAGTGAccatggggacgtggtgccacgggggttggtggcACAGTGTGagaccaggaccgtgtcccttgcaggttggtggctggtggcagcgagcagggcacagcaag tgccccgaccctccctgtcactgcgccccagccagggggtgtccctgggggatcctgtcaccctgcgctgccacctgccccacaTGGCTGCCTGGGTCTGGTTGTACCACGAAGAAGGTCGGTCGTAcaacaaagggaagaagaaggagcAGGACGCGGCCGCGTTCTTTTTTGTTAGCACACTGCAGGAACACGCAGGTCGTTACTGGTGTCAGTACCGGGTGTCTGAGTCAGCCGAGTTGTCAGTGGagagtgaccccgtggagctggtgctgacag AATTTCCCTTCACCCTGAGCAACATGTGGGAACTGGGACCAATGTCACCATCAGCTGCTGGAACAAGGACTACGGGGCCACCTTCCTCTTGCACAAGGATGGGAGCTCAGATCCTATCCAGCGCCAGGAGTCCAGTGGTGGGGGCACAGCCACTTTCACCCTCTTTGGAgtga
- the LOC121108670 gene encoding platelet glycoprotein VI-like isoform X5 produces the protein MAPLAAALILSWWLVAASRAQQVPRPSLSLRPSQGVSLGDPVTLRCHLPHMAAWVWLYHEEGRSYNKGKKKEQDAAAFFFVSTLQEHAGRYWCQYRVSESAELSVESDPVELVLTDLRYPPCRISLHPEQHVGTGTNVTISCWNKDYGATFLLHKDGSSDPIQRQESSGGGTATFTLFGVTPADSGTLQVLLSAPGTTPSLSSPLGDSVMLEVTPTAAPPGTPKLPDPTGTEEQSRANVVMALVRGFVAALVFGLGVFFVIDARSLWIRRDDNCVSLSPGCSCLMAPMAVAL, from the exons aTGGCACCATTGGCGGCGGCCCTCATTCTCA gttggtggctggtggcagcgagcagggcacagcaag tgccccgaccctccctgtcactgcgccccagccagggggtgtccctgggggatcctgtcaccctgcgctgccacctgccccacaTGGCTGCCTGGGTCTGGTTGTACCACGAAGAAGGTCGGTCGTAcaacaaagggaagaagaaggagcAGGACGCGGCCGCGTTCTTTTTTGTTAGCACACTGCAGGAACACGCAGGTCGTTACTGGTGTCAGTACCGGGTGTCTGAGTCAGCCGAGTTGTCAGTGGagagtgaccccgtggagctggtgctgacag ATCTCAGATATCCCCCATGCAGAATTTCCCTTCACCCTGAGCAACATGTGGGAACTGGGACCAATGTCACCATCAGCTGCTGGAACAAGGACTACGGGGCCACCTTCCTCTTGCACAAGGATGGGAGCTCAGATCCTATCCAGCGCCAGGAGTCCAGTGGTGGGGGCACAGCCACTTTCACCCTCTTTGGAgtgaccccagctgacagtggcacTCTACAGGTGCTCCTATCCGCCCCTGGCACTACGCCTTCATtgtcctcaccccttggggacagcgtgatgctggaggtgacacccacagctgcaccccCAG GGACACCCAAACTCCCAGACCCCACAGGTACTGAGGAGCAGTCCCGTGCCAATGTGGTGATGGCACTGGTGAGGGGCTTTGTGGCTGCACTCGTCTTTGGCCTCGGAGTCTTCTTTGTCATCGATGCCCGCAGCCTCTGGATACGGAGAGATGACAACTGTG tctcgctgtccccaggctgctcctgcctcatggcaccaatggcggtggctctgtga
- the LOC121108670 gene encoding T-cell-interacting, activating receptor on myeloid cells protein 1-like isoform X2: protein MSALILPSAPALQLLKMDHDCFPPCISLSYVPSLLLSNFSPFFSSLFLIFLPVIFYSSPAAAMNHDSPGLRACGAPQQTQCAECISPLVAPQGAPQCNHPCVLICPHQEVTSYLPEKGELTAALRPLPFPSAVSLSQAAPALWHHWRRPSFSVSDHGDVVPRGLVAQCETRTVSLAGWWLVAASRAQQVPRPSLSLRPSQGVSLGDPVTLRCHLPHMAAWVWLYHEEGRSYNKGKKKEQDAAAFFFVSTLQEHAGRYWCQYRVSESAELSVESDPVELVLTDLRYPPCRISLHPEQHVGTGTNVTISCWNKDYGATFLLHKDGSSDPIQRQESSGGGTATFTLFGVTPADSGTLQVLLSAPGTTPSLSSPLGDSVMLEVTPTAAPPGTEEQSRANVVMALVRGFVAALVFGLGVFFVIDARSLWIRRDDNCVSLSPGCSCLMAPMAVAL from the exons ATGAGCGCTCTCATCCTCCcttctgcaccagcactgcaacTCCTCAAAATGGACCATgattgctttcctccctgcatctctctctcttacgttccttctctgcttctctccaatttctctcctttcttttcctctctcttcctcattttcctcccagtcatcttttactcttctcctgcagcagccatgaacCATGACAGCCCAGGGTTGAGAGCGTGTGGGGCACCTCAACAGACGCAGTGTGCAGAGTGCATCTCTCCACTTGTCGCACCCCAGGGGGCCCCACAGTGCAACCACCCCTGTGTGCTAATATGTCCACATCAGGAGGTGACATCATATCTTCCTGAAAAAggggaactgacagcagctctccggccacttcctttcccctctgcagtctcactgtcacaagctgctcctgccttaTGGCACCATTGGCGGCGGCCCTCATTCTCAGTGAGTGAccatggggacgtggtgccacgggggttggtggcACAGTGTGagaccaggaccgtgtcccttgcaggttggtggctggtggcagcgagcagggcacagcaag tgccccgaccctccctgtcactgcgccccagccagggggtgtccctgggggatcctgtcaccctgcgctgccacctgccccacaTGGCTGCCTGGGTCTGGTTGTACCACGAAGAAGGTCGGTCGTAcaacaaagggaagaagaaggagcAGGACGCGGCCGCGTTCTTTTTTGTTAGCACACTGCAGGAACACGCAGGTCGTTACTGGTGTCAGTACCGGGTGTCTGAGTCAGCCGAGTTGTCAGTGGagagtgaccccgtggagctggtgctgacag ATCTCAGATATCCCCCATGCAGAATTTCCCTTCACCCTGAGCAACATGTGGGAACTGGGACCAATGTCACCATCAGCTGCTGGAACAAGGACTACGGGGCCACCTTCCTCTTGCACAAGGATGGGAGCTCAGATCCTATCCAGCGCCAGGAGTCCAGTGGTGGGGGCACAGCCACTTTCACCCTCTTTGGAgtgaccccagctgacagtggcacTCTACAGGTGCTCCTATCCGCCCCTGGCACTACGCCTTCATtgtcctcaccccttggggacagcgtgatgctggaggtgacacccacagctgcaccccCAG GTACTGAGGAGCAGTCCCGTGCCAATGTGGTGATGGCACTGGTGAGGGGCTTTGTGGCTGCACTCGTCTTTGGCCTCGGAGTCTTCTTTGTCATCGATGCCCGCAGCCTCTGGATACGGAGAGATGACAACTGTG tctcgctgtccccaggctgctcctgcctcatggcaccaatggcggtggctctgtga
- the LOC121108670 gene encoding leukocyte immunoglobulin-like receptor subfamily A member 1 isoform X1, protein MSALILPSAPALQLLKMDHDCFPPCISLSYVPSLLLSNFSPFFSSLFLIFLPVIFYSSPAAAMNHDSPGLRACGAPQQTQCAECISPLVAPQGAPQCNHPCVLICPHQEVTSYLPEKGELTAALRPLPFPSAVSLSQAAPALWHHWRRPSFSVSDHGDVVPRGLVAQCETRTVSLAGWWLVAASRAQQVPRPSLSLRPSQGVSLGDPVTLRCHLPHMAAWVWLYHEEGRSYNKGKKKEQDAAAFFFVSTLQEHAGRYWCQYRVSESAELSVESDPVELVLTDLRYPPCRISLHPEQHVGTGTNVTISCWNKDYGATFLLHKDGSSDPIQRQESSGGGTATFTLFGVTPADSGTLQVLLSAPGTTPSLSSPLGDSVMLEVTPTAAPPGTPKLPDPTGTEEQSRANVVMALVRGFVAALVFGLGVFFVIDARSLWIRRDDNCVSLSPGCSCLMAPMAVAL, encoded by the exons ATGAGCGCTCTCATCCTCCcttctgcaccagcactgcaacTCCTCAAAATGGACCATgattgctttcctccctgcatctctctctcttacgttccttctctgcttctctccaatttctctcctttcttttcctctctcttcctcattttcctcccagtcatcttttactcttctcctgcagcagccatgaacCATGACAGCCCAGGGTTGAGAGCGTGTGGGGCACCTCAACAGACGCAGTGTGCAGAGTGCATCTCTCCACTTGTCGCACCCCAGGGGGCCCCACAGTGCAACCACCCCTGTGTGCTAATATGTCCACATCAGGAGGTGACATCATATCTTCCTGAAAAAggggaactgacagcagctctccggccacttcctttcccctctgcagtctcactgtcacaagctgctcctgccttaTGGCACCATTGGCGGCGGCCCTCATTCTCAGTGAGTGAccatggggacgtggtgccacgggggttggtggcACAGTGTGagaccaggaccgtgtcccttgcaggttggtggctggtggcagcgagcagggcacagcaag tgccccgaccctccctgtcactgcgccccagccagggggtgtccctgggggatcctgtcaccctgcgctgccacctgccccacaTGGCTGCCTGGGTCTGGTTGTACCACGAAGAAGGTCGGTCGTAcaacaaagggaagaagaaggagcAGGACGCGGCCGCGTTCTTTTTTGTTAGCACACTGCAGGAACACGCAGGTCGTTACTGGTGTCAGTACCGGGTGTCTGAGTCAGCCGAGTTGTCAGTGGagagtgaccccgtggagctggtgctgacag ATCTCAGATATCCCCCATGCAGAATTTCCCTTCACCCTGAGCAACATGTGGGAACTGGGACCAATGTCACCATCAGCTGCTGGAACAAGGACTACGGGGCCACCTTCCTCTTGCACAAGGATGGGAGCTCAGATCCTATCCAGCGCCAGGAGTCCAGTGGTGGGGGCACAGCCACTTTCACCCTCTTTGGAgtgaccccagctgacagtggcacTCTACAGGTGCTCCTATCCGCCCCTGGCACTACGCCTTCATtgtcctcaccccttggggacagcgtgatgctggaggtgacacccacagctgcaccccCAG GGACACCCAAACTCCCAGACCCCACAGGTACTGAGGAGCAGTCCCGTGCCAATGTGGTGATGGCACTGGTGAGGGGCTTTGTGGCTGCACTCGTCTTTGGCCTCGGAGTCTTCTTTGTCATCGATGCCCGCAGCCTCTGGATACGGAGAGATGACAACTGTG tctcgctgtccccaggctgctcctgcctcatggcaccaatggcggtggctctgtga
- the LOC100857894 gene encoding immunoglobulin superfamily member 1-like — protein MDKHQVMAEFSFVCVKLEDAMKYWCQYRVLEPPGVSEKSVPIELVVTDHRYSPPNISISHEKIVEVGTNVTIQCCNQGYGGIIFLHKDGHSAPLQHQDPRGGGTATFILVAVTPADSGTYRCSYHPKASLFVSSPLGDSVTLEVTPTPARPGAELVSRGNLVVAVVRGCAAVLIFGLGIFFVIDARSLWIRRDESLGGEGI, from the exons ATGGACAAGCATCAGGTCATGGCTGAGTTCTCCTTTGTTTGTGTAAAGCTGGAAGATGCAATGAAGTATTGGTGCCAGTACCGGGTTTTGGAGCCACCGGGAGTATCAGAGAAGAGTGTCCCCATCGAATtggtggtgacag ATCATCGATATTCCCCACCTAACATTTCCATCAGCCACGAAAAAATTGTGGAAGTGGGGACCAATGTCACCATCCAGTGTTGCAATCAGGGCTATGGGGGCATCATCTTCTTGCACAAGGACGGGCACTCAGCCCCTCTCCAGCACCAGGACCCCCGTGGCGGGGGCACAGCCACCTTCATCCTTGTTGCggtgaccccagctgacagtggcacctacaggtgctcctatcACCCCAAGGCCTCCCTCTTTGtgtcctcaccccttggggacagcgtAACGCTGGAGGTGACTCCCACACCTGCACGCCCAG gtgctgagtTGGTGTCCCGtgggaacctggtggtggcagtggtgaggggctgcgctgctgtcCTCATCTTTGGCCTCGGCATCTTCTTTGTCATCGATGCCCGCAGCCTCTGGATACGGAGAGATGAGAGTCTGGGTGGGGAAGGGATTTAA
- the LOC121108670 gene encoding uncharacterized protein LOC121108670 isoform X3, with translation MSALILPSAPALQLLKMDHDCFPPCISLSYVPSLLLSNFSPFFSSLFLIFLPVIFYSSPAAAMNHDSPGLRACGAPQQTQCAECISPLVAPQGAPQCNHPCVLICPHQEVTSYLPEKGELTAALRPLPFPSAVSLSQAAPALWHHWRRPSFSVSDHGDVVPRGLVAQCETRTVSLAGWWLVAASRAQQVPRPSLSLRPSQGVSLGDPVTLRCHLPHMAAWVWLYHEEGRSYNKGKKKEQDAAAFFFVSTLQEHAGRYWCQYRVSESAELSVESDPVELVLTDIPHAEFPFTLSNMWELGPMSPSAAGTRTTGPPSSCTRMGAQILSSARSPVVGAQPLSPSLE, from the exons ATGAGCGCTCTCATCCTCCcttctgcaccagcactgcaacTCCTCAAAATGGACCATgattgctttcctccctgcatctctctctcttacgttccttctctgcttctctccaatttctctcctttcttttcctctctcttcctcattttcctcccagtcatcttttactcttctcctgcagcagccatgaacCATGACAGCCCAGGGTTGAGAGCGTGTGGGGCACCTCAACAGACGCAGTGTGCAGAGTGCATCTCTCCACTTGTCGCACCCCAGGGGGCCCCACAGTGCAACCACCCCTGTGTGCTAATATGTCCACATCAGGAGGTGACATCATATCTTCCTGAAAAAggggaactgacagcagctctccggccacttcctttcccctctgcagtctcactgtcacaagctgctcctgccttaTGGCACCATTGGCGGCGGCCCTCATTCTCAGTGAGTGAccatggggacgtggtgccacgggggttggtggcACAGTGTGagaccaggaccgtgtcccttgcaggttggtggctggtggcagcgagcagggcacagcaag tgccccgaccctccctgtcactgcgccccagccagggggtgtccctgggggatcctgtcaccctgcgctgccacctgccccacaTGGCTGCCTGGGTCTGGTTGTACCACGAAGAAGGTCGGTCGTAcaacaaagggaagaagaaggagcAGGACGCGGCCGCGTTCTTTTTTGTTAGCACACTGCAGGAACACGCAGGTCGTTACTGGTGTCAGTACCGGGTGTCTGAGTCAGCCGAGTTGTCAGTGGagagtgaccccgtggagctggtgctgacag ATATCCCCCATGCAGAATTTCCCTTCACCCTGAGCAACATGTGGGAACTGGGACCAATGTCACCATCAGCTGCTGGAACAAGGACTACGGGGCCACCTTCCTCTTGCACAAGGATGGGAGCTCAGATCCTATCCAGCGCCAGGAGTCCAGTGGTGGGGGCACAGCCACTTTCACCCTCTTTGGAgtga